The following proteins come from a genomic window of Dysidea avara chromosome 12, odDysAvar1.4, whole genome shotgun sequence:
- the LOC136240508 gene encoding uncharacterized protein, which yields MNLVYLLSLCTCTVLMKLSECVPCMWTDGPVLRTCDIDPDIDQYCRVHCEVVDPDNPTHISCIYSCYTNPIIPCENTTTSDQYQLCCDTPYCNNKTGVPLLSSSSSTLASSVLTSSSTVRLTTPTLKLSSTQRPSPTSNPVGTNKDTTDDVHFHIVIAVCVVAVVLVIAIVTGYVAVMWMKQKSQLNNELLIAKFRQRTL from the exons ATGAATTTGGTTTATTTGTTGTCGTTGTGCACGTGTACCGTGTTGATGAAGCTGTCAG AATGTGTTCCATGTATGTGGACTGATGGACCTGTACTGAGAACATGTGATATTGATCCTGATATTGATCAGTACTGTCGTGTACATTGTGAAGTAGTGGATCCAGATAATCCCACCCATATTTCTTGTATATATAGTTGTTATACAAATCCCATTATTCCATGTGAGAACACTACAACATCAGACCAGTATCAGCTATGTTGTGACACACCATATTGTAATAATAAAACAGGTGTTCCACTTTTATCCTCATCATCTTCCACACTGGCATCTTCTGTTCTCACTTCATCATCCACTGTAAGACTCACTACTCCCACTCTTAAACTCAGTTCTACTCAAAGACCCAGTCCCACATCAA ATCCAGTTGGGACCAACAAGGACACTACTGATGATGTTCACTTTCACATTGTTATTGCAGTGTGTGTGGTAGCTGTAGTGTTAGTGATAGCTATTGTTACTGGATATGTTGCGGTGATGTGGATGAAACAAAAGAGTCAACTAAACAATGAACTATTAATAGCAAAATTCAGACAAAGAACATTGTAG